From Draconibacterium halophilum, one genomic window encodes:
- a CDS encoding SHOCT domain-containing protein, with protein sequence MDILKERYARGEIDKQEFDERKKDLL encoded by the coding sequence TTGGACATTCTAAAAGAACGATATGCCCGCGGTGAAATTGACAAACAGGAATTTGACGAACGCAAGAAAGATTTACTATAA
- a CDS encoding heavy-metal-associated domain-containing protein, translating to MKKIKNNLLLIAVIFLLSLASNSVFAAGAEHQAFVSEKDTTSQEKVVCYEVFGMDCPGCQSALEKQVKKIDGVANAKASFKEKQVIIELKPGAEVTEKEIEERIKKANFTPGKKIELSKNEE from the coding sequence ATGAAGAAGATAAAAAATAACCTCCTTTTAATTGCGGTAATATTTTTACTATCACTGGCTTCAAACTCCGTTTTTGCAGCAGGTGCAGAACATCAGGCATTTGTTTCTGAGAAAGACACAACGTCACAGGAAAAAGTAGTCTGTTACGAAGTTTTCGGTATGGATTGTCCCGGTTGCCAATCGGCGCTGGAAAAACAAGTGAAGAAAATTGACGGCGTTGCCAATGCCAAAGCAAGCTTTAAAGAGAAGCAAGTGATTATTGAATTAAAACCAGGAGCAGAGGTTACTGAAAAAGAAATCGAAGAACGAATTAAGAAAGCCAACTTCACACCGGGTAAAAAAATTGAACTTTCAAAAAATGAAGAATAA
- a CDS encoding DUF302 domain-containing protein produces the protein MKYYIETNVDATFEETVEKVKEELKKEGFGVLSEIDIHEKLKEKLDVDFKKYKIMGACNPPKAFEALKAEDHIGLMLPCNVVVQESSHTNKITVSAIDPVASMMAVDNAAIEPIAHEIKEMLTKVIRQL, from the coding sequence ATGAAGTACTATATTGAAACTAACGTTGACGCCACTTTCGAAGAAACAGTGGAAAAAGTGAAAGAAGAACTCAAAAAAGAAGGATTTGGTGTTCTTTCGGAAATTGACATTCACGAAAAACTAAAAGAAAAACTGGATGTAGATTTTAAGAAGTATAAAATTATGGGCGCATGTAATCCACCTAAAGCCTTTGAAGCATTAAAGGCTGAAGATCACATCGGGCTTATGCTTCCTTGCAATGTGGTGGTGCAGGAATCATCTCATACAAATAAAATAACCGTTTCGGCTATCGACCCTGTAGCATCGATGATGGCTGTTGACAATGCTGCTATAGAACCGATTGCCCATGAAATTAAAGAAATGCTTACCAAAGTAATCAGACAATTGTAG
- a CDS encoding rhodanese-like domain-containing protein, whose product MDINEKRTTNRDDSQMVPQPVKDKTGLVQVDTTWGKIQPIKIADGVRTVDEIELNYSLEKGMQVIDGRTPDFYKVSTIPGAKNIPYNEVVDRMNELNRDEPAIFFCNGPQCPQSPSAIRNLLEAGYPPNKILYYRGGMHDWVTLGLPVEKGK is encoded by the coding sequence ATGGATATTAATGAAAAAAGAACGACAAATAGAGACGATTCGCAAATGGTGCCGCAACCGGTGAAAGACAAAACCGGATTGGTACAGGTTGATACCACATGGGGCAAAATTCAGCCTATTAAAATAGCCGATGGCGTTCGAACGGTAGATGAGATTGAATTAAATTATTCGCTGGAAAAAGGGATGCAGGTAATTGACGGGCGCACCCCGGATTTCTACAAAGTGTCGACCATCCCCGGGGCGAAAAATATACCGTACAACGAGGTGGTTGATCGGATGAATGAATTGAACCGCGATGAGCCTGCCATTTTCTTTTGCAACGGGCCGCAATGCCCGCAATCGCCATCCGCCATCCGCAATTTACTGGAGGCCGGTTACCCGCCCAATAAAATACTGTACTACCGCGGTGGTATGCACGACTGGGTAACTTTAGGATTGCCGGTAGAAAAAGGAAAATAG
- a CDS encoding heavy-metal-associated domain-containing protein — protein MKTKVLSLVALFIMGAFTVFAGNKTEKIKVYGNCGMCEKRIEKAVNAVEGVSKADWDKETKMLEVTFDDAKTNVHKVHMAVAEVGHDTDMHKAKDEVYDKLPGCCKYDRSAEEKAESHDGHMH, from the coding sequence ATGAAAACAAAAGTTTTAAGTTTAGTAGCCCTGTTTATTATGGGAGCATTTACCGTTTTTGCAGGAAATAAAACGGAGAAAATTAAAGTTTACGGAAACTGTGGCATGTGCGAAAAACGCATTGAAAAAGCGGTTAACGCTGTAGAAGGTGTATCAAAAGCCGATTGGGATAAAGAAACCAAAATGCTGGAAGTAACTTTCGACGATGCCAAAACGAATGTTCACAAAGTACACATGGCTGTTGCAGAAGTTGGTCACGATACCGATATGCACAAAGCAAAAGACGAAGTTTACGATAAACTTCCTGGCTGCTGCAAATACGATCGTTCTGCTGAAGAAAAAGCAGAATCTCATGATGGCCATATGCATTAA
- a CDS encoding TolC family protein — MRGVRGVSNGNQVAQTLDSYLEIAAENNPGLQAQYKDFEAALQKVPQVSSLPDPTFSFGYFISPIETRVGPQRAKFSLSQMFPWFGTLEAKADAASLMADAKYQTFLDARNRLYYSVSEAYYPLIELKQLKAIEQENIEILQSYKTIANSKFKNGVSPMTDVLRVDIMLKEAQTNLGILNKKEKPLLATFNNLLNRNEGEAVVVQDSLFVETLPDNFRRDSLLTNNPLLDAIELKQQASEKSELVAQRQGLPKVGIGLDYAITGKRTDMDVEDNGKNAFMPMVSVSIPIFRKKYRAAETEAQLMQEKYSFQKEETINSLTSGYESVWFQLQQQKDLIELYEAQVLETEQTLNLLFSAYGNSGKDFEEVLRMQQQLLKYEKMKATAETQYQTALAKLNYITAKTY; from the coding sequence TTGAGGGGAGTCAGAGGGGTGAGTAACGGGAATCAAGTTGCTCAGACACTGGACAGCTACCTTGAAATAGCAGCAGAAAATAATCCGGGGCTACAGGCTCAGTATAAGGATTTTGAGGCTGCACTGCAAAAAGTACCGCAAGTAAGTTCGTTACCTGACCCTACGTTTTCTTTTGGCTATTTTATTTCGCCAATAGAAACGCGTGTTGGACCGCAACGGGCAAAATTCTCGCTCAGCCAGATGTTTCCATGGTTTGGAACGCTGGAAGCAAAGGCTGATGCTGCTTCGCTAATGGCCGATGCAAAATACCAGACGTTTCTCGACGCTCGCAACAGGCTTTATTACAGTGTATCGGAAGCGTATTATCCTTTGATTGAGCTGAAGCAGTTGAAAGCAATTGAACAGGAAAATATCGAAATTCTTCAGTCGTATAAAACCATTGCCAACTCCAAATTTAAAAACGGAGTGTCGCCAATGACGGATGTTTTGCGGGTGGATATCATGCTGAAAGAAGCTCAAACCAATCTTGGTATTCTGAATAAAAAGGAGAAACCCTTGTTGGCTACATTTAATAATTTGCTCAACAGAAATGAGGGCGAAGCTGTAGTTGTTCAGGATTCATTATTCGTTGAGACATTGCCCGACAATTTCAGGAGGGATTCTTTACTGACTAACAATCCGTTGCTCGATGCGATTGAGTTAAAACAACAAGCCAGCGAAAAAAGCGAGCTTGTTGCACAACGACAAGGACTTCCAAAAGTGGGTATAGGTTTGGATTACGCGATTACTGGAAAACGTACTGATATGGACGTGGAAGATAATGGCAAAAATGCATTTATGCCAATGGTTTCGGTGAGTATCCCAATTTTCAGAAAGAAATACCGGGCAGCAGAAACAGAGGCACAACTGATGCAGGAAAAGTATTCTTTTCAAAAAGAGGAAACCATTAATTCGCTCACCTCTGGTTACGAATCCGTTTGGTTTCAGCTTCAACAGCAAAAAGACTTAATTGAACTTTATGAGGCGCAAGTATTGGAAACCGAACAAACACTGAACCTATTGTTTAGTGCCTACGGAAATTCGGGAAAAGATTTTGAGGAAGTTTTGCGCATGCAGCAGCAACTGCTTAAATACGAAAAAATGAAAGCCACGGCTGAAACACAATATCAAACCGCTTTGGCAAAACTAAATTACATTACTGCAAAAACATATTAA
- a CDS encoding efflux RND transporter periplasmic adaptor subunit, with protein MNTNRKTIIIVLSTLVIGILLGWLIFGGSSNKATEEHLHEHTLEEVAGETTWTCSMHPQIRQGEPGDCPICGMDLIPLEEDQNSDIDPKAVSMSSTAMQLASIQTAVVGSSYPVKVVRLDGKVQQDERLVFSQSSHIPGRIEDLMVNFTGDYVQKGQVIASVYSPDLVTAQEELFQAQKIKESQPQLFEAAQEKLKNWKLTDEQINQILASEETVEIFDVQAEVSGYVIQKKVNTGDYVSRGEAIYEVADLSRVWVLFNVYESDLPWINKGDKVTFSMESLPGETFEGTIDYLDPVINPNTRVARARVVKSNPGLKLKPEMFVSGKVDAKLPQTDAVVVPKTAVMWTGERSVVYVKLRTNQGVYFKMRKVNLGPALGESYIIEDGVQQGEEIAVNGTFSIDAAAQLAGKPSMMSPEGGSVSTGHNHGGMEMSEEANNAPIEQVEADPAFVNQLTDFYKAYLKMNEAFIETDAAKVSAEAKKALVALGKVEMGLLKGDTHMAWMDQLSVLKPTLENIANSENIEKQRLEYATFNLAFYKSMKMFGLNNDTAYYQYCPMANSDHGAYWFSAEKEIRNPYFGDMMLSCGETRETIK; from the coding sequence ATGAACACAAATAGAAAAACAATAATTATAGTTCTGTCGACACTGGTAATTGGAATATTGCTGGGGTGGTTGATATTTGGTGGTTCATCAAACAAAGCTACTGAGGAACACCTGCACGAACACACTTTAGAAGAAGTAGCCGGAGAAACCACCTGGACCTGTTCTATGCACCCGCAAATCCGGCAGGGCGAACCCGGTGACTGTCCAATATGCGGAATGGATTTAATCCCGTTGGAAGAAGATCAAAACAGCGATATCGATCCAAAAGCAGTAAGTATGTCTTCCACAGCAATGCAACTGGCTAGCATTCAAACTGCTGTTGTAGGTTCTTCATATCCTGTAAAAGTAGTAAGGCTCGATGGCAAAGTTCAGCAAGATGAACGGTTGGTTTTTTCACAGTCGTCGCATATACCGGGTAGGATTGAAGATCTAATGGTGAATTTTACAGGCGACTACGTTCAAAAAGGACAAGTGATTGCCTCGGTGTATTCACCCGATTTGGTAACTGCCCAGGAAGAATTGTTTCAAGCGCAAAAGATTAAAGAATCACAACCACAACTTTTTGAAGCAGCCCAGGAAAAACTAAAAAACTGGAAGCTGACCGACGAGCAGATCAACCAAATTTTAGCTTCCGAAGAAACAGTGGAAATATTCGATGTTCAGGCTGAAGTATCGGGTTATGTCATACAAAAAAAGGTAAACACCGGCGATTATGTGAGCAGAGGTGAGGCCATTTACGAAGTGGCCGATCTTTCGCGGGTTTGGGTACTTTTCAATGTGTATGAATCGGATCTGCCCTGGATTAACAAAGGCGACAAAGTAACTTTTTCGATGGAATCGCTTCCCGGAGAAACATTTGAAGGAACGATCGATTACCTCGATCCGGTTATCAATCCCAACACAAGAGTGGCCAGGGCACGGGTTGTAAAATCCAATCCCGGGCTAAAATTGAAACCCGAAATGTTTGTATCAGGCAAGGTGGACGCGAAACTCCCTCAAACCGATGCCGTAGTGGTTCCAAAAACAGCGGTTATGTGGACTGGTGAGCGTTCGGTGGTGTATGTAAAATTAAGGACCAACCAAGGAGTATATTTTAAAATGCGCAAGGTAAATCTCGGCCCTGCCCTTGGCGAAAGTTACATTATTGAAGACGGAGTTCAGCAAGGTGAAGAGATTGCTGTAAACGGTACATTTAGTATTGATGCAGCGGCACAGCTTGCCGGCAAACCGAGTATGATGAGTCCCGAGGGAGGATCGGTTTCAACAGGTCATAATCACGGCGGAATGGAAATGAGTGAAGAAGCAAATAATGCTCCGATAGAGCAGGTGGAAGCCGATCCGGCATTTGTTAATCAACTTACCGATTTTTACAAAGCCTACCTTAAAATGAATGAAGCCTTTATTGAAACAGATGCTGCTAAAGTGAGTGCGGAGGCGAAGAAAGCTTTAGTCGCACTGGGAAAAGTTGAAATGGGATTATTAAAAGGTGATACGCACATGGCCTGGATGGATCAGCTAAGTGTACTGAAACCGACATTGGAAAACATTGCGAACAGCGAGAACATCGAAAAACAACGCTTGGAGTACGCCACTTTTAACCTTGCATTTTACAAAAGTATGAAAATGTTTGGGCTAAATAACGACACTGCTTACTACCAGTACTGCCCCATGGCTAATAGCGATCATGGTGCTTATTGGTTTAGCGCTGAGAAAGAAATCCGGAATCCTTATTTCGGAGATATGATGCTGAGTTGCGGCGAAACCCGGGAAACCATAAAATAA
- a CDS encoding APC family permease: MNDYKKNSLSLTGAVSMGTGVMIGAGIFALLGQVAELSGNLFPIAFVIGAVISAFSAYSYVKLSNAFPSAGGIGMYLKKEYGKTTFTAFAELLMAFSMIINESLVARTFGTYVLQLFDVGKNTFWVPVLGVALIVLAFVVNISGNKFIEKSSFTMAVLKVGGLAVLAIGGLWAAGFSFNETLPKTLPDKSVTSFIGALALTILAYKGFTTITNSGDEIKKPHKNVGRAIIISIAICVVLYYLVAISVASSLSIEEIISAKDYSLAEAARPAFGKYGVWVTVFVAIIATISGIIASIFAVSRMTAMLTEMKLIPHSHLGMSGRIQKHMLVYIAGLAILLTVLFDLSRIASLGAIFYLVMDIGIHYGLLKNLRGKIDFKPAIVISAIVLDLVVLSGFVLTKAKNDLPVVLVAVGAMLLIYFGEKWFLSRTNEH; the protein is encoded by the coding sequence ATGAATGATTACAAAAAAAATAGTCTTTCGTTAACTGGCGCCGTTTCTATGGGGACGGGAGTGATGATTGGTGCCGGAATATTTGCATTGTTGGGACAGGTTGCCGAATTATCCGGAAATCTTTTTCCTATCGCATTTGTAATTGGCGCGGTAATATCCGCTTTTAGCGCCTATTCATACGTTAAATTGTCCAATGCGTTTCCCTCGGCCGGAGGCATTGGCATGTATCTGAAAAAGGAATACGGCAAAACCACATTCACCGCATTTGCGGAACTGTTGATGGCTTTTTCAATGATCATCAATGAAAGCTTGGTTGCCCGTACATTTGGCACCTATGTGTTACAGTTGTTTGATGTGGGAAAAAACACCTTCTGGGTGCCGGTGCTTGGAGTTGCCCTTATTGTGTTGGCATTTGTGGTGAATATTTCGGGTAATAAATTCATTGAAAAATCGTCGTTTACGATGGCGGTTTTAAAAGTTGGCGGATTGGCGGTGTTGGCCATCGGAGGTTTGTGGGCTGCCGGTTTTAGTTTCAACGAGACCCTTCCAAAAACCCTGCCTGACAAGTCAGTCACAAGCTTTATAGGAGCACTGGCACTTACCATATTGGCTTACAAAGGGTTTACAACCATTACCAACAGTGGTGACGAGATTAAAAAACCACACAAAAATGTAGGCCGCGCTATTATCATTTCCATTGCTATTTGTGTGGTGCTTTATTATTTAGTAGCCATTTCGGTGGCTTCATCTTTGTCAATTGAGGAAATCATTTCTGCAAAGGATTATTCGCTTGCCGAAGCAGCTCGTCCGGCTTTTGGAAAATATGGTGTTTGGGTCACCGTTTTTGTGGCCATCATTGCCACGATCTCCGGAATAATCGCAAGCATATTTGCCGTTTCGCGAATGACTGCCATGCTCACCGAAATGAAACTGATCCCCCACAGCCACCTTGGGATGTCGGGCAGGATTCAAAAACACATGCTGGTGTACATCGCCGGGCTTGCAATCCTGCTTACTGTTTTATTCGACCTCTCCAGAATTGCTTCGCTCGGCGCAATTTTTTACCTGGTTATGGACATTGGGATACACTACGGACTGCTAAAAAATTTACGCGGAAAGATTGACTTTAAACCAGCAATCGTAATTTCTGCGATTGTACTCGATCTGGTTGTTCTATCCGGTTTTGTTTTAACGAAAGCAAAAAACGACTTGCCAGTGGTGCTTGTTGCTGTAGGAGCTATGTTACTTATTTACTTTGGTGAGAAATGGTTTTTATCAAGAACAAATGAACATTAG
- a CDS encoding GDCCVxC domain-containing (seleno)protein: MDIQLKSTITCPACHFQQEETMPENACSFFYECSNCKAVIKPLPGDCCVFCSYGTVNCPPEQKGEKCC; the protein is encoded by the coding sequence ATGGATATTCAGTTAAAGTCAACGATTACCTGTCCTGCCTGTCACTTTCAGCAGGAAGAAACCATGCCTGAAAATGCTTGCAGCTTTTTTTATGAATGCTCAAATTGCAAGGCTGTTATTAAACCTTTACCAGGCGATTGCTGTGTGTTTTGTTCTTACGGAACGGTAAATTGTCCACCTGAACAGAAAGGTGAAAAATGTTGTTAG
- a CDS encoding efflux RND transporter permease subunit, with protein sequence MLNKIIKFFLENKLVTLLVLILFISWGIITSPFSWDTGILPKDPVPVDAIPDIGENQQIVFTEWMGRSPQDIEDQISYPLTTYLLGIPGVKSIRSSSIFGFSSIFIIFEEDIEFYWSRSRILEKLASLPTGLLPEGVQPALGPDATALGQVYWYTIEGRDKNGNPTGGWDLHEIRTVQDFFVKYSLNSAKGVSEVASIGGFVQEYQIDVNPDALKAYNIPLLKVMQAVRKSNRDVGAKTIEINQAEYLVRGLGYIKSVGDIEKAVVAVEDNVPIRVKDVGVVSLGPSTRRGALDKDGAEVVGGVVVARYGANPMEVINNVKAKIAEIAPGLPKKTLDSGIVSQLTIVPFYDRSGLIYETLGTLEEALSLEVLIVILVVIIMVYNLRASLLISSLLPISVLMVFIAMRYFGVDANIVALSGIAIAIGTMVDLGVILSENIIKHTKEAPPGQPLITTIYNGSAEVSSAILTAVSTTIVSFIPVFTMQAAEGKLFIPLAFTKTFALIAALIVSLFIMPTLAHWFFGARISNKVIRKWVNIILIPTGIILLIFGQIWGGMMILAFGMAGTVKGIGRLKTEERSIEATNQSWKIRFQKAGNFLLEYIEIVIVLIGVTWLLARYWLPLGPTKTLVTNVVFVAILLTIILGAFALLEYFYKKILTWCLDHKAAFLSIPAFLILMGITIWIGFNSLFGFAARGFDKIGWNIRTTEVWSTLTHKFPGIGKEFMPSLDEGSFLLMPTSMPHSGVAFNREVLGQLDMLISNIPEVELTVGKLGRVESALDPAPISMYENVINYKPEFMLDERGHRVRFKTDNEDRFVLTSGEKLLHQEALEQGITRDDLIPDERGNYFRNWREAIKSPDDIWDEIVNVSKIPGVTSAPKLQPIETRLVMLQTGMRAPMGIKVYGPDLTTIEEFGLQLEGILKTVPSVKAEAVFADRIVGKPYLLFDIDRDKISRYGLNVEDVQQTIETAVGGMQITSTVEGRERFPVRVRYPRELRDDPESLGKILMQTPTGAQIPLSQLVDFKYQRGPQAIKSEETFLVGYVLFDKNDGFSEVTVVDDARIAIQERIDAGDLQVPAGVSYKFSGSYENQVRAEKRLSIVVPLVLAIVFLILYFQFKSVSTSLMVFSGIAMAFSGGFMLLWLYGQSWFVDFSIFGTNIRELFQMQTINLSVAVWVGFIALFGIATDDGVLMATYLDQSFARNKTDNLKGIRAAVVEAGQRRIKPAIMTSATTIIALLPILTSTGRGADIMIPMAIPAFGGMIFAAITYFIVPVLYSYREERKLKKNQS encoded by the coding sequence ATGCTCAATAAAATCATAAAATTTTTTCTTGAAAATAAATTAGTAACCCTACTGGTTTTAATTCTGTTTATTAGTTGGGGCATCATAACATCGCCATTTAGCTGGGACACAGGGATTTTACCTAAAGACCCAGTGCCGGTTGATGCCATTCCCGACATTGGAGAAAACCAGCAAATTGTATTTACCGAATGGATGGGACGTTCGCCACAGGATATCGAGGACCAGATTTCCTATCCGCTCACTACTTATCTGCTGGGAATTCCCGGTGTAAAATCCATCCGAAGCTCATCCATTTTCGGATTCTCGAGCATCTTCATCATTTTTGAAGAGGACATTGAATTTTACTGGTCGCGTTCGCGGATATTGGAAAAGCTGGCTTCGCTACCGACAGGATTGTTGCCCGAGGGAGTGCAACCTGCGCTGGGACCCGATGCCACAGCGCTCGGGCAGGTTTACTGGTACACCATTGAGGGCCGCGACAAAAACGGGAATCCGACCGGTGGTTGGGATTTACACGAAATTCGCACAGTTCAGGATTTCTTTGTGAAGTATTCGCTAAATTCAGCAAAAGGTGTTTCGGAAGTTGCCTCAATAGGTGGTTTTGTGCAGGAATACCAGATTGATGTCAATCCCGATGCGCTGAAGGCCTACAACATTCCGCTGCTTAAAGTAATGCAGGCCGTTCGTAAATCGAATCGCGATGTAGGCGCCAAGACCATCGAAATCAATCAGGCAGAATACCTGGTTCGTGGACTGGGTTATATAAAAAGTGTTGGCGACATAGAAAAAGCCGTTGTTGCCGTTGAGGATAATGTCCCGATTCGTGTAAAAGATGTTGGTGTAGTAAGCCTCGGCCCATCCACTCGTCGTGGTGCACTCGACAAAGACGGCGCCGAAGTTGTTGGAGGTGTTGTTGTTGCACGTTACGGTGCAAATCCGATGGAGGTAATTAACAATGTAAAAGCTAAAATTGCTGAAATAGCGCCTGGTCTGCCAAAAAAGACATTGGACAGCGGCATAGTAAGCCAGCTTACCATTGTACCGTTTTACGACCGGTCAGGCTTGATCTACGAAACATTGGGAACGCTGGAAGAAGCGCTCTCACTCGAAGTGCTGATTGTTATTCTCGTGGTTATTATCATGGTTTATAACCTGCGGGCATCGCTACTCATATCCAGTTTACTGCCGATATCCGTACTAATGGTATTTATTGCCATGCGTTATTTCGGAGTTGATGCCAATATTGTAGCCCTTTCAGGTATTGCCATCGCAATTGGTACCATGGTCGATCTGGGGGTTATTCTTTCCGAGAATATAATTAAACATACAAAAGAAGCGCCGCCCGGACAACCACTGATTACCACAATTTATAATGGTTCGGCAGAAGTAAGTTCCGCTATTCTAACGGCAGTTTCTACTACCATCGTCAGTTTTATTCCGGTATTTACCATGCAGGCTGCTGAAGGTAAACTATTTATACCGCTTGCCTTTACCAAAACATTTGCATTAATTGCAGCACTGATTGTTTCGCTGTTTATTATGCCCACGCTTGCACACTGGTTTTTTGGAGCACGCATCAGCAACAAAGTCATTCGAAAATGGGTGAATATCATCCTGATTCCGACAGGAATAATTCTGTTGATTTTTGGCCAAATATGGGGAGGAATGATGATTTTGGCATTTGGTATGGCAGGAACAGTTAAAGGAATTGGAAGACTGAAGACTGAAGAAAGAAGTATTGAAGCAACTAACCAAAGCTGGAAAATACGTTTTCAAAAGGCCGGTAACTTCTTGCTGGAGTACATTGAAATAGTTATTGTACTGATTGGTGTTACCTGGCTTTTGGCAAGATACTGGCTACCATTGGGACCAACCAAAACCCTGGTAACGAATGTAGTATTTGTTGCCATATTATTGACTATCATTTTGGGAGCATTTGCATTACTCGAATATTTCTACAAAAAAATATTAACATGGTGCCTTGACCACAAAGCTGCATTTCTTTCCATTCCTGCATTTTTAATTCTAATGGGAATTACCATCTGGATTGGATTCAACAGTCTTTTCGGATTTGCTGCTCGGGGTTTCGACAAAATTGGATGGAACATTCGGACTACTGAAGTCTGGTCAACATTAACACACAAGTTTCCGGGAATAGGCAAAGAATTCATGCCATCATTAGATGAAGGAAGTTTTCTGCTGATGCCAACTTCAATGCCTCATTCAGGTGTTGCGTTTAACCGTGAAGTTTTGGGGCAACTCGACATGCTGATTTCCAATATCCCTGAAGTGGAATTGACCGTTGGAAAACTCGGACGTGTGGAATCAGCACTCGACCCGGCACCCATTTCGATGTATGAAAATGTAATTAATTACAAGCCTGAGTTTATGCTGGATGAACGCGGTCACCGCGTGCGATTCAAAACAGACAATGAAGACCGATTCGTTTTGACTTCCGGTGAGAAGCTTTTACACCAGGAAGCGTTGGAACAAGGTATAACACGCGATGATTTAATCCCTGATGAACGAGGCAATTACTTCCGCAACTGGCGTGAGGCCATCAAATCTCCCGACGATATTTGGGATGAAATTGTAAATGTTTCCAAAATTCCGGGCGTTACTTCAGCGCCAAAACTGCAACCCATCGAAACAAGGTTGGTGATGCTACAAACCGGAATGCGCGCGCCAATGGGAATTAAAGTATACGGACCGGATTTAACAACAATTGAAGAGTTTGGCTTGCAGCTGGAAGGCATTCTAAAAACAGTTCCTTCGGTAAAAGCAGAAGCTGTTTTTGCCGACCGAATTGTAGGAAAACCTTACCTACTATTCGACATCGACAGGGACAAAATTTCGCGATACGGACTGAATGTGGAAGATGTACAGCAGACGATTGAAACGGCTGTTGGTGGAATGCAGATTACCTCCACCGTGGAAGGACGCGAACGCTTTCCGGTGCGAGTGCGTTACCCGCGTGAATTGCGCGACGACCCTGAATCGCTGGGAAAAATTCTGATGCAAACTCCTACCGGAGCGCAAATCCCCTTGAGTCAGCTGGTAGATTTTAAATACCAGCGCGGTCCGCAGGCCATTAAAAGCGAAGAAACTTTTTTGGTGGGTTACGTTCTGTTCGACAAGAACGACGGATTCTCGGAAGTTACCGTAGTTGATGATGCCCGAATTGCTATCCAGGAACGGATTGATGCCGGGGATTTGCAAGTTCCCGCCGGCGTGAGTTATAAATTTTCGGGAAGTTACGAAAACCAGGTACGCGCTGAAAAGCGACTATCGATTGTAGTACCGCTTGTTCTGGCTATTGTATTTCTCATACTCTATTTCCAGTTTAAATCGGTATCCACTTCCTTAATGGTATTCTCCGGAATTGCCATGGCTTTCAGCGGCGGTTTTATGCTGCTCTGGCTTTATGGCCAAAGTTGGTTTGTTGATTTTTCAATTTTCGGAACCAATATTCGCGAACTGTTCCAGATGCAAACCATTAATCTGAGTGTCGCGGTCTGGGTAGGATTTATAGCGCTCTTCGGTATTGCAACCGACGATGGTGTGCTAATGGCAACCTATCTTGATCAGAGTTTTGCCAGAAACAAAACCGACAACCTGAAAGGAATTCGTGCTGCAGTGGTGGAAGCCGGACAACGGAGAATTAAACCGGCGATAATGACCTCGGCAACTACAATCATAGCCCTGCTGCCGATCTTAACTTCAACCGGCCGTGGTGCCGACATTATGATTCCAATGGCCATCCCGGCATTTGGAGGGATGATATTTGCTGCCATAACCTATTTCATTGTACCGGTGCTTTACAGCTACCGCGAAGAGCGAAAATTAAAAAAGAATCAGTCATGA